A stretch of Methanosphaerula palustris E1-9c DNA encodes these proteins:
- the rimI gene encoding ribosomal protein S18-alanine N-acetyltransferase, protein MTDEQLLIHRARPFDLPHISAIEEESFADPWDLPTLEWVLETCGDHFFVAHYRQQVAGFIAGALEDTGEERYGHICNFAVTGAFRRMGIGRKLVARAEHQFAVEGASGVQLEVRVSNLTAQRFYEKNGYQDVFLIPEYYANGEDALVMMRWFRF, encoded by the coding sequence ATGACAGACGAGCAGTTGTTGATACACCGTGCACGTCCGTTTGATCTCCCCCACATCTCTGCGATCGAGGAGGAATCGTTCGCCGATCCCTGGGACCTGCCGACCCTTGAGTGGGTTCTTGAGACCTGTGGGGATCACTTCTTTGTCGCCCATTACCGGCAGCAGGTGGCAGGGTTCATTGCGGGTGCACTTGAGGATACTGGAGAGGAGCGGTATGGCCACATCTGTAACTTCGCGGTCACTGGAGCGTTTCGGAGGATGGGGATCGGTCGGAAACTGGTGGCGAGAGCCGAGCACCAGTTCGCTGTCGAGGGGGCCTCTGGGGTCCAGCTCGAGGTCAGGGTCTCCAACCTCACTGCGCAGCGTTTCTATGAGAAAAATGGTTATCAGGATGTCTTTCTGATCCCGGAGTATTATGCCAACGGTGAAGACGCCCTGGTGATGATGCGCTGGTTCAGGTTCTAG
- a CDS encoding DUF1015 domain-containing protein — MVILYPFPAIRPDPVLAQQIASVPYDVVSADEARACIRKNELSFLRVIRSDAELPDLPPNNDQVYLAAQQRYDQMYAAGQIRADDKPGLYLYRVVQGDQIFLGLVCCLDVEDYINGTIRRHELTRYDKEEDRTRHIGAVNANTGLVFILYRDQASLADRLASLVPARAPDTEVTNKQGERHQIYQITDEATMATIRDLFATVPALYIADGHHRAKSAVNVALKRRQEKTATKESERFMAVLFADDRVKLHGYSRLVTDLGSYTTGTFIEKLRSLGTVTEYGLVETSRFHIPPAGETCGRHLLHMYLDSTWYELSFPADPAEDQIQALDVQFLQTHVLETLLDINDPRGDPRLSYMGGARPLSHLTAAVDSGKYAVAFSVQPLSTGTVLSIADNGQVMPPKSTWFEPKLLSGYVMHQLS; from the coding sequence ATGGTGATCCTCTATCCGTTCCCGGCAATTCGTCCCGACCCAGTACTGGCCCAACAGATCGCCTCTGTTCCCTATGATGTGGTGAGTGCAGACGAGGCGCGGGCCTGTATCCGGAAGAATGAACTCAGTTTTCTCCGCGTGATCAGATCCGATGCGGAGCTTCCCGACCTCCCCCCCAATAACGACCAGGTCTACCTGGCCGCACAACAGCGATACGACCAGATGTACGCCGCAGGCCAGATCAGGGCTGACGACAAACCCGGTCTGTACCTGTACCGCGTCGTCCAGGGAGACCAGATCTTTCTTGGCCTCGTCTGCTGCCTGGACGTCGAGGACTATATCAACGGGACGATCCGAAGGCATGAACTGACCCGCTATGACAAGGAGGAGGACCGGACCCGGCACATCGGGGCTGTCAACGCCAACACCGGCCTTGTCTTCATCCTCTATCGCGACCAGGCATCACTCGCCGACCGCCTCGCCTCGCTCGTCCCTGCACGGGCACCGGATACCGAAGTGACCAACAAGCAGGGCGAACGTCATCAGATCTACCAGATCACTGATGAAGCGACCATGGCCACAATCCGGGACCTCTTTGCAACCGTGCCGGCCCTGTATATCGCTGACGGCCACCACCGGGCCAAGTCAGCTGTGAACGTGGCGCTGAAACGACGGCAGGAAAAGACCGCCACCAAGGAGTCAGAACGGTTCATGGCTGTCCTCTTCGCCGACGACCGGGTCAAACTCCATGGCTACAGCCGGCTGGTCACCGATCTCGGCTCATATACCACCGGTACATTTATCGAAAAACTGAGGTCCCTCGGCACCGTCACCGAGTACGGCCTCGTGGAGACCAGCCGGTTCCACATTCCTCCGGCCGGTGAGACCTGCGGAAGGCACCTGCTCCACATGTACCTGGACTCGACCTGGTATGAACTCTCATTCCCTGCTGACCCGGCAGAGGATCAGATCCAGGCACTGGACGTCCAGTTCTTGCAGACCCATGTCCTCGAAACGCTGCTCGACATCAACGACCCCCGTGGGGATCCCCGTCTCTCGTACATGGGTGGAGCCAGACCGCTCTCTCATCTCACCGCAGCGGTCGACTCGGGAAAATATGCGGTCGCCTTCTCTGTCCAGCCGCTCTCGACCGGGACGGTGCTGTCGATCGCAGACAACGGCCAGGTGATGCCGCCCAAGTCCACCTGGTTCGAGCCGAAACTGCTCAGCGGCTACGTGATGCATCAACTCTCCTGA
- the argC gene encoding N-acetyl-gamma-glutamyl-phosphate reductase — translation MDIAIIGATGYAGGELIRLLGMHSAAEVVCATSRRVEGTRVSAVHPQLNGFTDLSFTNPSVDEIEADVAFLAVPHTAGMQYVRALLERGIRVVDLSADYRLPQEIFEKVYGVTHTDYFAAPYGLPELHREEIRGKHFIANPGCFPTGATLAAAPLAAFADTIIYDSKSGVSGAGDNPSATTHFPNVADAITPYKMTTHRHLAEMKMELERLHAKAACYFTPHLLPVNRGILTTAHILLRDPLNQDQVERIYKDYYKDESFVRYQKPSIAAVRGSNFCDLIVESEGKRVVAVSAIDNLVKGASGQAIQNMNLMCGFKENDGLASAGLFP, via the coding sequence ATGGATATTGCTATCATCGGCGCCACAGGGTATGCCGGCGGGGAGTTGATCAGACTCCTGGGCATGCACTCTGCTGCAGAGGTGGTCTGTGCCACCTCACGAAGGGTAGAAGGCACCCGGGTCAGCGCGGTTCACCCCCAGCTGAACGGTTTTACGGATCTCTCCTTCACCAATCCATCCGTGGATGAGATCGAGGCAGACGTCGCGTTCCTTGCCGTCCCCCATACCGCCGGGATGCAGTACGTGCGGGCGCTGCTGGAACGGGGGATCCGGGTCGTCGACCTCTCCGCCGACTACCGCCTCCCACAAGAGATCTTCGAGAAGGTCTACGGGGTCACGCACACCGACTACTTTGCGGCACCATATGGACTGCCCGAACTGCACCGGGAGGAGATCCGGGGAAAACACTTCATCGCCAACCCCGGCTGCTTCCCGACAGGGGCGACACTGGCAGCAGCGCCGCTCGCGGCCTTCGCCGATACGATCATCTACGACTCGAAGAGCGGAGTCTCCGGAGCAGGGGACAACCCATCCGCGACCACCCATTTCCCCAACGTCGCCGACGCGATAACCCCATACAAGATGACCACCCACCGCCACCTCGCCGAGATGAAGATGGAACTGGAACGGCTCCATGCGAAGGCTGCCTGCTACTTCACCCCGCACCTGCTGCCAGTGAACCGGGGGATCCTGACGACCGCCCATATCCTCCTCCGCGACCCCCTGAACCAGGATCAGGTCGAAAGGATCTATAAGGACTACTACAAGGACGAATCCTTTGTCAGGTACCAGAAGCCCTCGATCGCAGCGGTCAGGGGCTCCAACTTCTGCGACCTGATCGTCGAAAGCGAGGGGAAACGGGTGGTCGCGGTATCGGCGATCGATAACCTGGTCAAAGGGGCCAGCGGACAGGCGATCCAGAACATGAATCTGATGTGCGGGTTTAAAGAGAACGACGGACTCGCCAGTGCAGGGCTCTTTCCCTAG
- a CDS encoding CBS domain-containing protein: protein MKVSEIMTTNPLVIQADAMVSEAARTMREKHVGGLPVLDGTRLVGMVTDSDLLSLLKTGDLSDDLWLPSPLEIIEVPIREFINWEKTRGALRDISGMKVREVMSVPAITIDQEAEISEAAAVMLREKIVRLPVMDKRTLVGIVTRSDIVQGIGIAGKEEIV, encoded by the coding sequence ATGAAAGTATCTGAGATAATGACGACCAACCCCCTGGTGATCCAGGCTGATGCAATGGTCAGTGAAGCGGCAAGGACTATGCGCGAGAAGCACGTCGGCGGACTGCCGGTGCTGGATGGGACCAGGCTGGTCGGGATGGTCACCGACTCAGATCTGCTCTCGCTTTTGAAGACAGGTGACCTATCAGATGACCTCTGGCTCCCGTCACCGCTGGAGATCATCGAGGTTCCGATCAGGGAGTTCATCAACTGGGAGAAGACCAGGGGGGCCCTCCGTGATATCAGCGGGATGAAGGTGCGCGAGGTGATGAGCGTTCCAGCGATCACCATCGACCAGGAGGCCGAGATCAGCGAGGCGGCGGCGGTGATGCTCCGCGAGAAGATTGTCAGACTTCCGGTGATGGATAAGAGAACCCTGGTCGGGATCGTGACCAGGTCGGACATCGTCCAGGGCATCGGCATCGCTGGAAAGGAGGAGATCGTATGA
- the argJ gene encoding bifunctional glutamate N-acetyltransferase/amino-acid acetyltransferase ArgJ, which produces MKSICAIDGVRAWGIKEGKYGLSLIAAEGTVAGVLTRNLVRAGPIEAMVKRIENGRLAGVIVNSGCANAYTGELGYQNAEAMAVIGAEVLGTTPDLIGVASTGVIGRHLDLDLIRRQAATVAPHLTSSEEAEGRAARGMMTTDLAEKHALIRGDGFSVAGLCKGSGMIAPNMGTMLAFLYTDATVEAPALQQMLQQAVNRSFNRVVVDGDTSTNDIVLCTATNQRGTVDPASFSAALETCCRSLAIQIAADGEGATKLIEMIVSKAPSEEEAATVAKTIIESPLVKTAVYGEDPNWGRIIAAAGRAGVVFNPNRVSLFSGEGTKRVPLVRDGTIVVDLAAAKASMQGKKVVFELELNAGTASATAWGCDLTEKYIDINGRYTT; this is translated from the coding sequence ATGAAGTCAATCTGTGCAATCGATGGGGTCAGGGCCTGGGGTATCAAAGAAGGGAAGTACGGTCTCTCCCTGATCGCGGCCGAAGGGACCGTCGCCGGGGTGCTGACCAGAAACCTCGTCCGCGCCGGCCCGATCGAGGCGATGGTAAAGCGTATCGAGAACGGTCGGCTGGCCGGGGTGATCGTCAACAGCGGGTGTGCAAACGCCTATACCGGGGAACTCGGGTACCAGAACGCAGAGGCGATGGCTGTGATCGGAGCGGAGGTGCTCGGCACCACCCCCGACCTGATCGGGGTCGCCAGCACCGGCGTGATCGGCCGGCATCTGGACCTAGACCTGATCCGGCGGCAGGCTGCAACGGTGGCCCCACACCTCACCTCCAGTGAGGAGGCCGAGGGACGGGCAGCCAGAGGGATGATGACCACCGATCTGGCCGAGAAACATGCACTGATCAGAGGGGACGGGTTCTCCGTCGCCGGGCTCTGCAAGGGAAGCGGGATGATCGCCCCGAATATGGGGACAATGCTGGCGTTCCTGTACACCGATGCGACGGTCGAGGCACCGGCCCTGCAGCAGATGCTCCAACAGGCCGTGAACCGGTCGTTCAACCGGGTCGTCGTAGACGGAGACACCAGCACCAACGACATCGTCCTCTGCACCGCCACCAACCAGCGGGGAACCGTCGACCCGGCGTCGTTCAGTGCTGCCCTGGAGACCTGCTGCCGGTCGCTCGCGATTCAGATCGCCGCAGATGGGGAGGGGGCGACCAAGTTGATCGAGATGATCGTCTCAAAAGCCCCCTCTGAGGAGGAAGCCGCGACGGTGGCGAAGACGATCATCGAGTCACCGCTCGTCAAGACCGCGGTCTATGGCGAAGACCCGAACTGGGGACGGATCATCGCCGCGGCAGGCAGGGCAGGGGTCGTCTTCAACCCGAACCGGGTCTCCCTGTTCTCAGGAGAGGGGACAAAACGGGTCCCGCTGGTCAGGGACGGCACGATCGTCGTCGACCTGGCCGCAGCCAAGGCGAGCATGCAGGGGAAGAAGGTCGTCTTTGAACTGGAACTGAACGCCGGCACGGCTTCAGCGACCGCATGGGGCTGCGACCTGACCGAGAAGTATATCGATATCAACGGGCGGTACACCACATGA
- the argB gene encoding acetylglutamate kinase has translation MKREDVLMEALPYIQQFHGQIFVIKLGGHAMVDQLVLEAAIRDVVLLSYIGISVVLVHGGGPEITDKMKAMGKEPKFVGGLRITDQETLEIAQMVLVGKINDGIVSLIAKCGARGVGISGNDGSLLIAKRKELQVVTIEDRTERVDLGHVGEIVEVDPAILQMLLSNEYIPVVAPIAIDRESNSLNINADTAAAKIAVALHAAKLINLTDVDGVMDAERTHVYRRLKVDETNEMINSGVISEGMIPKVEGMVYALDRGVGSAHIINGNTEHNLLLELFTRDGVGTMIHP, from the coding sequence ATGAAGCGCGAGGATGTGCTGATGGAGGCACTCCCCTACATCCAGCAGTTCCATGGTCAGATCTTTGTCATCAAACTCGGCGGGCATGCGATGGTCGATCAACTGGTGCTTGAGGCCGCGATAAGGGACGTGGTGCTGCTCAGTTACATCGGGATCAGCGTGGTGCTGGTCCACGGGGGGGGCCCTGAGATCACCGACAAGATGAAGGCCATGGGCAAGGAGCCCAAGTTCGTCGGCGGCCTCCGGATCACCGATCAGGAGACCCTCGAGATCGCCCAGATGGTGCTGGTCGGCAAGATCAACGACGGGATTGTATCGCTCATCGCCAAGTGCGGGGCACGCGGCGTCGGGATATCAGGCAACGACGGTTCCCTGCTGATAGCCAAAAGAAAGGAACTACAGGTCGTCACGATCGAAGACCGGACCGAACGGGTGGACCTCGGGCATGTCGGAGAGATCGTAGAGGTCGACCCAGCGATTCTCCAGATGCTCCTTTCGAACGAATATATCCCGGTGGTTGCCCCAATAGCCATCGACCGTGAGAGCAACAGTCTAAACATCAATGCCGACACGGCTGCGGCCAAGATCGCCGTCGCCCTTCACGCCGCAAAGTTGATCAACCTGACCGATGTGGACGGGGTGATGGACGCTGAGCGGACCCATGTCTATCGACGGCTGAAGGTCGACGAGACCAACGAGATGATCAACTCAGGGGTGATCAGCGAGGGGATGATCCCTAAGGTGGAGGGGATGGTCTATGCACTGGACCGTGGCGTCGGCTCTGCTCATATCATCAACGGGAACACCGAACACAACCTCCTCCTCGAACTCTTCACCAGGGACGGGGTCGGAACGATGATTCATCCCTAA
- a CDS encoding polymer-forming cytoskeletal protein, with protein sequence MTTKTSEQGDEQIFCCIIPDRTELQEHMLMTDQTIVVGDRSTIDYGLHGADVMISEFCTINGAISASGDVHIGNWSEVNGNLSATEHAFLGEGVKVHGRLSVTGDLEIGDKVQIEHGFEAKGMITIRNPLPVIVYFLMYLMAVLRIDRGEDADTVFADLFSEEMDENPLVIPSGAVLDMEYFSVPDTMQIGEECRLHGNIRAHSVTVGQDTTIFGSLRAAGGIVLHEGVTIHGLVSSEGAVEIYPGAHVLGNIMAGDLTVHEGARIDGTMTAVDGLRMVPHPVIVEEESDEEPVGEAVEEDEVEPDEISEEQPEPKSVAYAADPAEEQVKE encoded by the coding sequence ATGACCACCAAGACCAGTGAACAGGGGGACGAGCAGATCTTCTGCTGTATCATCCCGGATCGGACGGAACTGCAGGAGCACATGCTGATGACCGATCAGACGATCGTCGTCGGGGACCGGAGCACCATTGACTACGGACTGCACGGGGCCGATGTGATGATCAGCGAGTTCTGCACCATCAACGGTGCAATCTCTGCGAGTGGGGATGTGCATATCGGGAACTGGTCGGAGGTGAACGGAAACCTCTCTGCGACCGAGCATGCCTTCCTCGGTGAAGGGGTGAAGGTCCACGGCCGGCTCTCGGTGACCGGGGACCTGGAGATCGGGGATAAGGTTCAGATCGAGCATGGGTTCGAGGCGAAGGGGATGATCACGATCAGAAACCCGCTCCCGGTGATCGTCTACTTCCTGATGTACCTGATGGCAGTGCTCCGGATCGACCGGGGCGAGGACGCCGATACCGTCTTTGCCGATCTCTTCTCTGAGGAGATGGATGAGAACCCGCTGGTGATCCCCTCTGGTGCGGTGCTGGATATGGAGTACTTCTCGGTGCCCGATACGATGCAGATCGGCGAGGAATGCCGGCTGCACGGCAACATCCGTGCCCACTCGGTCACCGTCGGTCAGGACACTACCATCTTTGGGTCGCTGCGGGCGGCTGGCGGGATCGTCCTGCACGAAGGGGTCACGATCCATGGTCTCGTCTCCTCCGAGGGTGCTGTCGAGATCTATCCCGGTGCCCATGTCCTCGGAAATATCATGGCTGGGGATCTGACTGTCCACGAAGGGGCACGCATCGATGGCACGATGACGGCCGTAGACGGGCTCAGGATGGTGCCGCATCCGGTCATTGTGGAGGAGGAATCAGATGAAGAGCCGGTTGGGGAAGCGGTAGAGGAAGATGAAGTGGAACCTGATGAGATATCTGAAGAACAACCAGAGCCGAAATCAGTGGCGTATGCAGCAGATCCGGCAGAGGAGCAGGTGAAGGAATGA